Within the Streptomyces sp. R41 genome, the region CAAGCCGGAACTGGAGCGCTGCTCCGACGTGTTGTGGATGCTGCGCTTCCTGATGCCGCAGGGCGCAGCGCGACCGATCATGGGCGAGCGGAAACTGGGCGAGCGCCCGATCCAGGAGTCCTGGGATCTGGCACTGGGCACCCACCAGCGTGCTCTCATCGAGCTCGGCTACGAGGGCGTCAGCATCGAGCAGGTCCTGGAGCAACGCCTGCGCCGCACGGCATACGCCCCGCAGGCCACCGCTGCGACCGTCCTGGAAGCCGTCGAGGACGCGACGCTGTATCTGGGCAGCCGCCGCCTCGCCGACGAGCTGGGCACCCGCGCCCTGGAGGTGCTGTCGGCCGAACGCAGCGTCGACGGCGCACCGGAGGTGCTGCGCCGGGTGCGGCGGCTGCTGGCGTACTACCGCACCAGCGAGCCGGTGCTGCCACCGTGGATCGAGTCCTTCGTCAAGACCGGATACGCGCACTACTGCACCCTGCTGCCGACGGCCTTCACGGACGACGACGCCACTGTCCGCCAAGTGGCGGCGATGCTGGGCTTTCTGTTCAGCATGGAGAGCCTGGCGCTTTCGCTGGGCTGCGACCGGACCCAACTGGAGCTGGCGGTCGCCCAGTCGCATCCGCAGGACCCGTCGCGGACGGCGCTGCTATGGGCGGCTCAGGTACAGCTCGGGAATCTCTCCCGCGCGGACCTTCGGGCGAGGTGCGACGAACTGCTGGGCAACCCCTTGGTGGTGCCCGCCTATCCGCGCTACCTCAGCGGCCTCGTCCACGCACTGGAGCCCGTCCCCGGTCTCACCGACTTCGTCGTGGAGGCGGTGTCGAACGCGTTCGGACGGCTGCCGGACCCGGTGCTTCTGCCGTGGCTGCCGACCCTCATCACCACCCTGCGATCGGGCGGCGCCGAACTGGCCCCGCTGCTGATCCGTGAGGCCGGGCGGATCTTCCCCGTCCGGCTCGCCACGCTGGACGAGTGGGTGCCGCCGTGGCGGGCCCGGCCGGAGCCGGGAGCCGCTCAGTCGGCCCGGCGCGCGGACGGCAGCCGCGGTCTCACACTGCTCACCGCCCACCCCGCGACGTGCGACGCCGTAGCGAGCCTGCTGGGCTGCGACGGGGCGTGGGGGTCGGCGGATCTTCGCCCGCGAGGCGCGGAACTGGTCGGGCGCCATCCGGATACGGCTGTGGCGTTGGAGGTGTTGCTGGCCGACGCATGACTTCGGCGGGGCGTCAGCTGCCGGGCGGCGGCCGCCGTCATGTCCAACCGGTCGGCCCGGACACGGAGTTCGGGCCGCGCCGGGGGGCATCGAGACGAACCCGACGACGTCTGATCACGCCGGAACTCGCTCGTGGTTCGCGGAGGATCGCGACCCGCGAGTGGGTTCCGGCTTGCGCACTACCAGGTTTCCGTGAACCCGCGTGTTTCCGACTGAGCCATGGGCAAAGTCCGCCCTCCGGCCAGCACGCACCGCAGCCCGTCAGAAGACCTGCGCGAAACAGCCGAAGGCGATCACGACCGCCACCAGGACTGCCGACAGGTTTTTGAGGATCCTGGGTATCTTCACGTTCTACTCACAGACAGTTACGAACGAGCCACTCGTCGGGGTTGTACGCGTCTTTCGCCGGATCCGGCACCGTGGCCGGCTTCTCTTCAACCGTGTCTTCCAGCCGGATTCGTTCCGGCAACCTGCCAAACCGTGCATGGCGCATGGCCTCGGCAGCATCCGAAGTCGTCTTCTCGCGCGTCATCTCGCCCTCCTCAGCTTGACTGGTGACCATGCTTGCATCCGCTGCGTCACCCGTCAAGGTAGTGACGGTAAAGAAAGGGAACCCTTCCATGACATAAAAGAGCGGCATCCGTATCGAGTTCGTCACCCTTGCGACAGGTGACGCTACCCTCTGCAAAGGTCATGCCCCGCAGGCCATGGCACACGCCGGGGCCGCTGATCGAGCGCAAACCGGGCAATCGCGCGAGGCTGGTGGCTGCCCGATGATGCGGAGGGAAGGTCTCTGATGTTCAAAAGGCGGAGCTTCAACAAGATCGCGGGTGCGAGTGCGGTCGGGGCGTCGTGGGCTGGTTGGGCCGCATCTTCGGCGCCGGCACAAGCCGCAACGGGCGAGGGGAGCTCGCCGACGCTCTCGACGATCAAGCAGCGGCACACATCGTTTGCCTCACTGCGGCAGATCAGGGCCGGTGTCCTGGACGTCGGTTACGCGGAGGCCGGGCCGGCCCATGGCCACGCCGTCATCCTTCTGCACGGATGGCCTTACGACATCCACAGCTATGTCGACGTCGCCCCGCTGCTGGCAGCACAGGGTTACCGAGTGATCGTCCCGCACCTGCGCGGCCACGGGACGACACGTTTCCTCTCCAGCACCACGTTCCGCAACGCCCAGCAGTCGGTGGTCGCTCTCGATGTCATCGCCCTGATGGACGCGCTGCGGATCGAGAAGGCGGTCCTCGCCGGGTTCGACTGGGGATCGCGGACGGCCGACATCATCGCCGCGCTCTGGCCGGAACGCTGCAAGGCGTTGGTCTCCGTGACGGGGTACGTCATCACCAACAGGGAAGCCAACAAGCAGCCGTTGCCACCCAACGCCGAATGGGCTTGGTGGTACCAGTACTACTTCTCCACGGAACGGGGGCGGCTCGGGCTCGAGAACGAGGAATACCGGCACGATCTGGCAAAGCTCGTCTGGAAGTTCAACTCCCCGTCGTGGAACTTCGATGACGCCACGTTCGAGCGCACCGCCGCCGCCTTCAAGAACCCCGACTACGCCGACATCGTGATCCACAACTATCGCTGGCGGCTGGGTCTCGCACCGGGCGATCGACGATTCGACACTCTTGAGCAGCGGCTTTCCCAAGGACCTGTCATCGGAGTACCCACGGTCACCCTTGACGGCGAATTGGATCCCTTCACTCCCGCCGGGGACGGCGCGAAGTATCGGGACAAGTTCTCGGGCCCTTACGCACACAGGAACCTGAAGGGCATCGGACACAACGTGCCCCAGGAGGCCCCCGAAGCCTTCGCCGAAGCGGTTGTCCAGGCCGACGGCTTCGACAACCGCTGAGCCATGAGCGCCACGAGAATCGATACCCGACGCCACAGCAACGGGTGCTGGGCCGCCTGCCCGGCGTGCATCAGTGAGCGGCAGGCTCCTGGTGATGCTGCTTCTTGCGTGCGCGGTAGGCAGCTGCCTTGAGCTTGTTCCCGCACGACTCCATGCCGCACCACTGCCGGCGTGTGCCTCGCGAACGATCGATGTAGACGCGGGTGCATTCCGGATTCCCGCACTCCTTCAGCAGCGGCACATCGGGTCCGCTCAAGAGCTCGACGGCATGCCGCGCCACCGTGGACAAGGCCTCCTCCGGCGTGGCGTCCGTCCATCGCCCCGTCGCGGTGAGCTGCGGCGTCGCGCACGGCTTGCGGGCGGCACTGTTCACCACCGCGAGCGCCCTCCTGTCGTACGCCTCCCCGGCCCGCCGTGCGGTGACCAGCTCATAGATGGCCTCGCGAACGGTGACCGCCTGCTCGACGTCGGATTCACGGCTCGGGGTGACGGCGTCGACGATGCCGGACTCCATGTACCAGGCGTCCAGCCGGTCCGGCGACACGAACATCTCGAACCGTGCCGACCGGCGGGCGCGAAGCGTCGCGGCGAAGTCGAGGGCGGGATTTCCGCACGGAAAGACATGATCCAGGTTCACGTCACCATTTTGACAGGTGACTCTCACTGCCTGCAAGGTTCGCGCGAAGAGGCTGCCGACCCCGGCGGCACTCCTGCAACGGGGCGAGGATCCTCCACGTCGACGACGGCCGGGCCGTGACGGCCACTGACAGCTGTACAGGGCCGTCACGGCCCGGCCGGCACCCGCGTCACGGACCTCGCCAGATGTTGTCGAAGGCCGCTTCTTCGATGGCTCGCCGCTGTCGTACGGCCACCAGTTCCGTGACCGCGTCATCGACGGCGGCCAGCACGGTCAGCACCGCCTCGTCGGTGACGCTCGGGAAGTCTTCCGCCGCCTTGTCACTGATTCCGACGACCGTCGCAAGAGCGGTGAGCACGGGCTCCTGCGAGGCCCAGCGGTCGGCCGAGCTACGCCGAGCGGGTGAATCAACCGGCACCGTTTGGCCGGTCCGGGAGGGCAACCAACGTCGGCGTTGCCGCGTGCCCGGCCCCTCCGCATCAAGATCGGCCAGATACGCCGAGTACAGTCCGCGACCTCTGCGCCACAGCCACTCCTCGACCGACTCATAGGGCGCCTGTCGAGTGATGGACGACGCCGCCTCGGCCAACAGGCGATCAGCTGGTTCGGACCAGTCACCCGGCACGATGAGGTCGCCGTCCAGCGTGACGGTATGGGCATCGATGAGGTCGATCACCTCGGCTCCCGCGAGCGCCAGCGACAGGTCGCCCTGCTCAACGGGACGAGTGTGCTCCACATCCATGGCCACGACGAACAGGTCCCGCGGTGTGCTCATCAACGGCTCCACGTCAGGGGGCGGCGACGTCGGCGGTTGGGCCGGGCGCGAAGCCCCACCGGACGCCACAGAGGGTGTTTCGGAAAAGGCACTTCACGTCCATGGTCGCGTACATGGTCGACTGTAGCGCGGCTTCGTCAGGGGTGGTCGGTCGAAGCCGCGGCGGCTTCTGGCGGTCCGGACCGTCGTCCCGGAACGGTGTGCCGTACGACGGCCATCCGGTGCGGGAAGCCGATGCGCAGAACGGCCGCCGCAACGGCTGCGGCGACGACCACGACGGCCGCGAGGACGAGGGCCTGGTGGTAGCCGTCGTGGAGGAGGGGAGCGACGGCCAGCGGCCCGAGGACCTGACCTGCGGAGTACCCGGTCGTCAGCAGGGCGACAGAACGGGGAAACTGCAGGTGGGCGCCTGTGGCCAGGGCGATGGTGCTGACACCGAGGAAGGTCGCGCCGAACAGGAACGCGGACACCAGAGCGGCTGCCACTCCCCCGACGACGGCGGGCAGGACGATGCCGACGGCTTGGACCACGAGCGCGGCGAGCAGCAGGTCGGGGCGGGACCAGCGGCGCCCCAGCCAGGCCCACCATGCCGAGGACGGCACGGCCGCCAGGCCGACCAGCACCCAGGCACCGCTGCCGATCCAGCCCGGTGAGCTCTGCCCGATCGCCGCGACCAGGAAGGTCCCGGCGACGATGTAGCCGATTCCCTCCAAGGTGTAGCTGGTGAACAGGGCGCTGAACCAGCGATGGGTGCGCGGCGCCGACGGGCTGACCGTTACCGCCCGAGATCCCCCGGAGGCTGCCACAGGCTGTTCGGGGCGGAGGTTCCACGAAGCCGCGGCGAGGAGGCCCGCGAGGCCGGCCGAGGCCCACCAGGCGGCCTGCCAGTCGGCGACCGTGCGCAGGATCAGCACCAGTAGCCCGGACAGGGCGATACCGGCGCCCACTCCGCCGAAGGCCCAGCCGGGCAGGTGTGCGGGTTGGTCCCGGAGGTGGCAGAGGAGGGAGCTGACCGCGATGACGAAGATCAGGGCGCTGGCTCCCCCGGCCAGCAGCCGGAGCACCATCCACACCGTCGTGCTGTGTGTGGCGGACATCCCGGCCAGAACGCCGGTCAGGACGACCAGGGAACCGCGAAGCACCGTGGGTGAGCGGACCAGAGCGGGGGCGAGGATTCCCGCGAGCGCACCGACGAGGTAGCCGACGTAGTTGGCGGTGGCAAGGTTCGCGCCGGCGCCGGCGGACAGCCCCGCCTCGCTGTGCATCAGGGGAAGGATCGGGGTGTAGACGAACCGGCCGACGCCCATGCCGGCCGCGAGCGCAGCGGCGGCCCGGGCGACCTGGGCCCACGGCGAGAGGCGTTCGGCTCCTGGTTCGAGGGTTCCTTGTTCAAGGGTTCCTGATTCAAGGGTTCCTGATTCAAGGGTTCCTGATTCAAGGGTTCCTGATTCAAGGGTTCCTGATTCGGGGGTTCCCGCACCGGCGGGAGAAAGGCGCCGTATCTGCGCGCTCATGACAAGGTCCTCGTGAGGTGGTCCCGGCATCCGGGGCAGGGTCCATCCTCGCCGGCGCAGCCGTGTCGACGCCGCGGCGAGTACGGAAGGTTCGGACAGTGGGTCGGATCTTCAGGACGCTGCGTCGGCCTTGCCCGGGTCGTTGGGGTGGGACTCGAGCGCGGTCACGTCGAGGGTCATCCACGGGCGCAGCGGCAGCGTGCCGAGCACCTTCTCGTGCAGCTCGTCCTCATCGGCGGCACGCCAGATACCGAGGCTGCGCAGCTCGCCGACCGGGCGCCACAGCCGCGCCAGGTTGCCGGTGCCGGCCAGTTCCTTGGCGCGGAGGGCCTCGGCGGCGCGCCGCCGGTCGACCTCGTCCTGACTGGTGCCCTCGGGAATGGTGGTGGTGATCTCGACCAGGAACTCTCGCATCATCTTTCTCCGATGAGCCGGGCGCTCGCCGGGAGCGGGAACGCCACGCGTGGTGAAGGGGTTCTGTGTTCTCGAGCGGTGGCCGATCCAACGATGCGGTGCTTGCGGTCGTCGGCGCATACGGAGACGTCGGTGCGTACGCCCAGGAACCGAGGTGTCGGGTCGCCGGCGAGCGCCGCCGGTGAACGGGATCGCCCGGTCGCCATCGGCGAAGCGTTCGGCGTCGAAGCCGACCCGCACAAGCAACGGGCGGCGGGAGCGGCCTCGCCGATCAACCCCACCGCGATCGCCTGCCGTGCATCGGCCGGGGTCTCCGCGGCGACGCGCTGTCGCGTTTCCATGAGTCCATCGTCGGGCTGACACCAGGGCAGACGCCACGACAGGCTCTCTCCCTGCTGGTAGGCAGAACCTTCCACCGACGTAGCATGACGAGCGTGGAGCTGCGCCAGCTGCGGTACTTCGTCACGGTCGCCGAGGAACTGAACTTCGGCCGGGCCGCCGAGCGACTATTGATCGCCGGCCCCTCCCTTTCGCAGCAGATCAAGGCACTCGAACGCGACCTCGGTGTACGACTGTTCGACCGAGACCGCCGCTCCGTGGCCCTCACTCCGGCCGGTGCCTCCCTGCTCCCGCCCACCCGCGCCCTGCTGGAGCGGGCCGACGACCTCCGCCGCCGCGCGGGCCAACTGGCCGGATCGGAGACAGTGCGTCTGGGCTACGTCAACTGGCTGCCCGCGGACCTGACCACCCGCACCGCCGCGGTGGCCCGGCTGCACGTCGACGCGTGGGTCGCGCCCTCCCACACCCAGGCCGCCCGGGTCGCCGACGGCAGCCTCGACCTGGCGGTGTGCTGGGCAGAAACCACGGAGCTGGAACGACAGGGGCTGGAGGCCCGACTCCTCGGCGCCGACCGGCTCTACGCCGTTGCCACCGGCGACGACAGCAGCGACGTACGGGTCCGGGACGCCCTCGTTCTGCTCGACGACGACACCACGTCGTGGGCATCCTGGAACGCCTTCGCGGAACAGCTGTCCCACAGCACCGGTGCCCGCGCGGTCCACATCCGCGACGGCGGCATCACCGGCCCCGCGTTCTTCGACCACGTCCGCCGCAGCCGCCGCCCGGTCGTCAACTCCCCCAAGGGCCAGACCACCCCGCTGCCACCCGACCTGGTCCAGCGTCCCCTGATCGCGCCGAAGGTCTACTGGACCTGGTCGCTGGTCTGGCGCAGCGGCGAAGAACGTGCCGCGGTCCGGGCCGTCGTCGACGCCCTGACCAGCGGCGTCAACGACCTCGGCATCCACGCGCCCGACGCCTGGCTGCCCGACGACGACCCGCACAGGCAGTAGGCCGCGCCCCGGCCGCAGAAACGTACTCACGAATCCTCCGGCGCCCACACCCGGTCCGCGTAGTCCAGGAAGTTCCCGCCGAGGATCTTCTCGATGCGCTCGGAGCGACAGCCGCGCCGTTCCAGGAGGCGGATCAGCTCTCGGAACTCATCCACTCCGCGCAGGTCGAGAACGAAGAAGAGGTGTCGCTGCGTTCCCCGGGTCAACGGCTCGTCCAGCACTCCGAGAGCCTGATCACCGGGGCCGCCATCACCCTCATGTCCAGGCGACTCACCTGCGAACAGGGAGAGCCGCGTGCCTGTGGCTGCCTGATCACGACTCGGAGGACGGCATTCG harbors:
- a CDS encoding alpha/beta fold hydrolase, which gives rise to MFKRRSFNKIAGASAVGASWAGWAASSAPAQAATGEGSSPTLSTIKQRHTSFASLRQIRAGVLDVGYAEAGPAHGHAVILLHGWPYDIHSYVDVAPLLAAQGYRVIVPHLRGHGTTRFLSSTTFRNAQQSVVALDVIALMDALRIEKAVLAGFDWGSRTADIIAALWPERCKALVSVTGYVITNREANKQPLPPNAEWAWWYQYYFSTERGRLGLENEEYRHDLAKLVWKFNSPSWNFDDATFERTAAAFKNPDYADIVIHNYRWRLGLAPGDRRFDTLEQRLSQGPVIGVPTVTLDGELDPFTPAGDGAKYRDKFSGPYAHRNLKGIGHNVPQEAPEAFAEAVVQADGFDNR
- a CDS encoding ABATE domain-containing protein translates to MNLDHVFPCGNPALDFAATLRARRSARFEMFVSPDRLDAWYMESGIVDAVTPSRESDVEQAVTVREAIYELVTARRAGEAYDRRALAVVNSAARKPCATPQLTATGRWTDATPEEALSTVARHAVELLSGPDVPLLKECGNPECTRVYIDRSRGTRRQWCGMESCGNKLKAAAYRARKKQHHQEPAAH
- a CDS encoding GPP34 family phosphoprotein, with translation MSTPRDLFVVAMDVEHTRPVEQGDLSLALAGAEVIDLIDAHTVTLDGDLIVPGDWSEPADRLLAEAASSITRQAPYESVEEWLWRRGRGLYSAYLADLDAEGPGTRQRRRWLPSRTGQTVPVDSPARRSSADRWASQEPVLTALATVVGISDKAAEDFPSVTDEAVLTVLAAVDDAVTELVAVRQRRAIEEAAFDNIWRGP
- a CDS encoding YbfB/YjiJ family MFS transporter → MGVGRFVYTPILPLMHSEAGLSAGAGANLATANYVGYLVGALAGILAPALVRSPTVLRGSLVVLTGVLAGMSATHSTTVWMVLRLLAGGASALIFVIAVSSLLCHLRDQPAHLPGWAFGGVGAGIALSGLLVLILRTVADWQAAWWASAGLAGLLAAASWNLRPEQPVAASGGSRAVTVSPSAPRTHRWFSALFTSYTLEGIGYIVAGTFLVAAIGQSSPGWIGSGAWVLVGLAAVPSSAWWAWLGRRWSRPDLLLAALVVQAVGIVLPAVVGGVAAALVSAFLFGATFLGVSTIALATGAHLQFPRSVALLTTGYSAGQVLGPLAVAPLLHDGYHQALVLAAVVVVAAAVAAAVLRIGFPHRMAVVRHTVPGRRSGPPEAAAASTDHP
- a CDS encoding muconolactone Delta-isomerase family protein, producing MREFLVEITTTIPEGTSQDEVDRRRAAEALRAKELAGTGNLARLWRPVGELRSLGIWRAADEDELHEKVLGTLPLRPWMTLDVTALESHPNDPGKADAAS
- a CDS encoding LysR family transcriptional regulator, producing MTSVELRQLRYFVTVAEELNFGRAAERLLIAGPSLSQQIKALERDLGVRLFDRDRRSVALTPAGASLLPPTRALLERADDLRRRAGQLAGSETVRLGYVNWLPADLTTRTAAVARLHVDAWVAPSHTQAARVADGSLDLAVCWAETTELERQGLEARLLGADRLYAVATGDDSSDVRVRDALVLLDDDTTSWASWNAFAEQLSHSTGARAVHIRDGGITGPAFFDHVRRSRRPVVNSPKGQTTPLPPDLVQRPLIAPKVYWTWSLVWRSGEERAAVRAVVDALTSGVNDLGIHAPDAWLPDDDPHRQ